A stretch of the Actinomyces faecalis genome encodes the following:
- a CDS encoding NAD(P)/FAD-dependent oxidoreductase has translation MVRVTIVGGGYGGITLAKALDDVAEVTLVEQKDTFVNHAAALRAAVDREWAEKIFMPYDHLLARGRVVHGTALAVRGTTVQVSGGQEIEADHLVLATGTAYPFPAKHMESSSVIAKARIERGHAGLEQAKTVLVAGAGDVGIELVGEITSAFPDIEVILVEEGEQILPNKDYKPELRAAISFQLEQRGVEVITGERLASLPPVDPGVLSPFRVSTTSGRRLEADLWFRAYGSSAATGFLGDDYEEIRHYDGTIRVDDHLRVLDHPCVWAIGDITDVRETKRADAARAHAAVVADNIRSVIAGEAPTAVYQPQPEIVVLPLGPDGGASQILRDGVRVVVGAQETARLKGEDLFLGFVREQLGLAD, from the coding sequence ATGGTTCGCGTCACCATCGTCGGCGGCGGATACGGCGGTATCACCCTCGCCAAGGCACTCGACGACGTCGCTGAGGTCACGCTCGTTGAGCAGAAGGACACCTTCGTCAACCACGCTGCCGCCCTGCGCGCGGCGGTGGACCGCGAGTGGGCGGAGAAGATCTTCATGCCCTATGACCACCTCTTGGCACGCGGGCGCGTGGTCCACGGCACGGCTCTGGCTGTGCGCGGCACGACGGTCCAGGTCTCAGGCGGCCAGGAGATCGAGGCTGACCACCTGGTACTCGCCACCGGCACCGCCTACCCCTTCCCGGCCAAGCACATGGAGTCCTCCTCCGTCATCGCCAAGGCCCGGATCGAGCGCGGTCACGCAGGCCTGGAGCAGGCCAAGACCGTCCTGGTCGCAGGTGCCGGGGACGTGGGCATCGAGCTGGTGGGGGAGATCACCTCAGCCTTCCCGGATATCGAGGTCATCCTTGTGGAGGAGGGCGAGCAGATCCTGCCGAACAAGGACTACAAGCCTGAGCTGCGCGCTGCGATCTCCTTCCAGCTTGAGCAGCGTGGCGTTGAGGTCATCACGGGTGAGCGTCTGGCCTCCCTGCCGCCGGTGGACCCAGGCGTGCTCTCGCCCTTCCGGGTCTCGACCACCAGCGGGCGTCGCCTGGAGGCGGACCTGTGGTTCCGTGCCTATGGCTCCAGCGCCGCGACCGGCTTCCTGGGAGACGACTACGAGGAGATCCGCCACTACGACGGCACGATCCGTGTCGATGACCACCTGCGCGTGCTCGACCACCCCTGCGTGTGGGCGATCGGTGACATCACGGACGTGCGCGAGACCAAGCGTGCTGACGCCGCCCGTGCCCACGCCGCCGTTGTGGCGGACAACATCCGATCGGTCATCGCAGGCGAGGCTCCGACGGCGGTCTACCAGCCCCAGCCCGAGATCGTCGTCCTGCCGCTGGGGCCCGACGGTGGTGCCTCTCAGATCCTGCGTGACGGCGTGCGCGTGGTCGTCGGGGCGCAGGAGACCGCCCGGCTCAAGGGCGAGGACCTCTTCCTCGGCTTCGTGCGAGAGCAGCTGGGCCTGGCTGACTGA
- a CDS encoding ABC transporter ATP-binding protein, translating into MTTLKLDKLSFTYQDQKKSVLSDVNAVFESGTFYAIIGSSGAGKSTLLGLLAGLDEPTRGTIRLDGQDVAARGYAYHRRHHVSLVFQNYNLIDYLTPLENVRLVDPKATIDSLLHVGLSEQEAGRHVTKLSGGQQQRVAIARALASKAPVILADEPTGNLDSDTAGEMIGILQRLAHEQGKCVIVVTHSKQLARQADVVLRLRNRTLVRQ; encoded by the coding sequence ATGACCACGTTGAAACTCGACAAGCTCAGCTTCACCTACCAGGACCAGAAAAAGAGCGTGCTCAGTGACGTTAACGCCGTCTTTGAGTCCGGCACGTTCTACGCCATCATCGGCAGCTCTGGTGCCGGCAAGTCCACGCTCCTGGGTCTGCTGGCCGGTCTTGATGAGCCCACCCGGGGAACGATCCGCCTTGACGGCCAGGACGTGGCTGCGCGCGGGTACGCCTACCACCGCAGGCACCATGTGTCACTGGTCTTCCAGAACTACAACCTCATCGACTACCTCACGCCGCTGGAGAATGTGAGGCTGGTGGATCCCAAGGCAACGATCGACTCACTCCTCCACGTTGGCCTGTCTGAGCAGGAGGCAGGACGTCATGTCACGAAGCTCTCCGGTGGACAGCAGCAGCGTGTGGCGATCGCCCGTGCACTCGCCTCGAAGGCTCCCGTCATCCTGGCGGATGAGCCGACCGGCAACCTGGACAGTGACACGGCCGGTGAGATGATCGGGATCCTGCAGCGTCTGGCCCATGAGCAGGGCAAGTGCGTCATCGTGGTGACGCACTCCAAGCAGCTGGCGCGCCAAGCAGACGTGGTCCTGCGCCTGAGGAACCGCACCCTGGTGCGTCAGTAA
- a CDS encoding DNA primase: MTNDPRSALNRLIAAFEAHLDAAATGDEYSPAVVAAENTLQDAFFTYDDALFTATGIELPFDIVDSEDDDDDADDSDDGDDDEDYDDYDDLDDDDDDYDDED; the protein is encoded by the coding sequence ATGACGAACGACCCGCGGTCCGCGCTCAACCGACTCATCGCCGCCTTCGAGGCGCACCTGGATGCGGCCGCCACCGGGGACGAGTACTCGCCCGCCGTGGTCGCCGCCGAGAACACCCTCCAGGACGCCTTCTTCACCTACGACGACGCCCTGTTCACCGCCACCGGCATCGAGCTGCCCTTCGACATCGTTGACTCTGAGGACGACGACGATGACGCTGACGACAGTGACGATGGCGATGATGACGAGGACTACGACGACTATGACGACCTCGACGATGATGACGACGACTACGACGACGAGGACTGA
- a CDS encoding septum formation family protein, which yields MSDHRTRLRGLSVLLLAMTWGLAACSGGAPAPTAATASVSPTESSAESSATSPTPPSLAQLREVQEEAYHEYLAAEPGSCWTLREDVAAGSWRVGCDEPHRLEVVAAWDEVPTGPYDEQTQERLDQECERRQGTVSPRDDATSTVGVARTITLEAPQWDEAARTGTSVHVACAWYYVTDQTGFAPS from the coding sequence ATGAGTGACCACCGAACGAGGCTGAGGGGGCTCAGCGTCCTCCTTCTCGCCATGACCTGGGGCCTGGCCGCGTGCTCAGGCGGCGCCCCGGCCCCCACAGCCGCAACGGCCTCCGTGTCCCCAACTGAGTCATCCGCTGAGTCCTCCGCCACGTCTCCGACGCCGCCCTCCCTCGCCCAGCTGCGCGAGGTGCAGGAGGAGGCCTACCACGAGTACCTGGCGGCCGAGCCGGGCAGCTGCTGGACGCTCCGTGAAGACGTCGCCGCAGGCTCCTGGCGGGTCGGCTGCGACGAACCTCACCGTCTGGAAGTGGTTGCGGCCTGGGACGAGGTCCCCACCGGCCCCTACGACGAGCAGACCCAGGAGCGCCTGGACCAGGAGTGCGAGCGCAGGCAGGGCACGGTAAGCCCACGTGACGACGCGACGAGCACCGTCGGGGTGGCCCGCACCATCACGCTCGAGGCACCGCAGTGGGACGAGGCCGCCCGGACCGGTACGAGCGTGCACGTCGCCTGCGCCTGGTACTACGTCACCGACCAGACCGGGTTCGCCCCGTCCTGA
- the uhpT gene encoding hexose-6-phosphate:phosphate antiporter, producing the protein MSSRSSLFAIRARSDASIPLEHQRRRWLVEFLKVYSVLIIGYGGFYLLRTNFKSAQPFLVDQVGLTTTELGTIGFAFSLTYGFGGLILGFFIDGKNTKRVVSALLIASGVASLGIGAVLAAMDNPYGILILLWSLNGLFQAPGGPCCNSTMNRWTPRALRGRFIGWWNSSHNLGAMAAGALALWGANTLFGGNVIGMFIVPAIVAIPIGVWGFFFGKDDPSELGWDRPETIFGEPVSKADVVSEDRSKGQILMQYVVKNPAVWFLCVANVAAYCVRIGIDNWNVLYTHDVLGFSDYTAVNTTIALEMGGLAGSLCWGFFSDKLGSRRALTAAIGIGLVIIPILIYANATSEAVVYGALLAIGFLIFGPVTLIGICVIGFAPKTATVVVNAVPRAFGYVFGDSMAKVLLGRIADPTKDGLVVFGHTLHGWGSTFTVLIFSACVGLACLIVVAVLEERMLRADRDFSAQTSPSQTARTAKESN; encoded by the coding sequence ATGTCCTCACGTTCTTCTCTGTTCGCTATTCGAGCACGATCCGATGCGTCGATTCCCCTTGAGCACCAGCGCAGGCGATGGCTGGTGGAGTTCCTCAAGGTCTACTCCGTCCTCATCATCGGTTACGGCGGCTTCTACCTGCTGCGTACCAACTTCAAGTCCGCCCAGCCCTTCTTGGTTGACCAGGTCGGCCTGACCACCACCGAGCTGGGCACGATCGGCTTCGCCTTCTCTCTGACCTATGGGTTCGGCGGACTCATCCTGGGATTCTTTATCGACGGGAAGAACACCAAACGGGTCGTCTCCGCGCTCCTGATCGCCTCCGGGGTGGCCTCGCTGGGTATCGGCGCGGTCCTGGCGGCTATGGACAACCCCTACGGCATCCTCATCCTGCTGTGGTCGCTCAACGGCCTCTTCCAGGCCCCCGGTGGCCCGTGCTGCAACTCCACCATGAACCGCTGGACTCCGCGTGCCCTACGTGGGCGCTTCATCGGCTGGTGGAATTCCTCGCACAACCTCGGCGCGATGGCCGCCGGCGCGCTGGCCTTGTGGGGTGCCAATACGCTGTTTGGCGGCAACGTCATCGGTATGTTCATCGTCCCCGCGATCGTGGCCATCCCGATCGGCGTGTGGGGATTCTTCTTCGGCAAGGACGATCCCAGTGAGCTTGGCTGGGATCGTCCTGAGACGATCTTCGGCGAGCCTGTCTCCAAGGCCGACGTCGTCTCCGAGGACCGCTCGAAGGGCCAGATCCTCATGCAGTACGTCGTGAAGAACCCGGCCGTGTGGTTTCTGTGCGTCGCCAACGTCGCCGCCTACTGCGTGCGCATCGGCATCGACAACTGGAACGTTCTGTACACCCACGACGTCCTGGGCTTCAGCGACTACACCGCGGTCAACACCACCATCGCCCTGGAGATGGGTGGCCTGGCTGGCTCGCTGTGCTGGGGCTTCTTCTCCGACAAGCTCGGCTCCCGTCGCGCCCTGACAGCCGCCATCGGCATCGGGCTGGTCATCATCCCCATCCTCATCTACGCCAACGCCACCTCCGAGGCCGTCGTCTACGGCGCCCTGCTGGCCATCGGTTTCCTCATCTTCGGCCCTGTCACCCTCATCGGGATCTGCGTCATCGGCTTCGCACCCAAGACCGCCACCGTCGTCGTCAACGCGGTGCCACGCGCCTTTGGCTATGTCTTCGGTGACTCCATGGCAAAGGTGCTGCTGGGCCGCATCGCCGACCCCACGAAGGATGGTCTGGTGGTCTTCGGCCACACCCTGCACGGGTGGGGCTCCACCTTCACCGTCCTCATCTTCTCCGCCTGCGTGGGCCTGGCCTGCCTCATCGTTGTCGCTGTGCTGGAGGAGAGGATGCTGCGCGCCGACCGGGACTTCTCAGCCCAGACGTCCCCGAGCCAGACCGCACGCACCGCGAAGGAGAGTAACTGA
- a CDS encoding LacI family DNA-binding transcriptional regulator, giving the protein MTGRTPRPTLRDIAQATGLSPSTVSRALRGSSRISPATRQLVTREASRLGYQVDLAASLLRSGRARNVGLLCRLDQELHFAYYRCLLGAAERAGIRLVVESVSQARPASQALGVLEQLRCRALVVVDPAGLDGLDVSSLAMPTVIIGQGPCEQADLVTSDNTTGMAQLAEHLWQTGHRQVAYLDGPSGRSATARRHAFLTAATRSGLEVELRPAGSCTDDGYTQTRAMMEAGQLTPADSAVAGRVSALVCYNDQCAQGAVVALLRGGLRPGWDVAVSGCDNSRIASCQAFDLTSIDRRPEQVAALAVELAAARLEPGGGDGVDHRQVPGTVSRKVATQLVVRGSTSRVRLPPASQRVLGD; this is encoded by the coding sequence GTGACGGGCCGCACGCCCCGTCCCACTCTGCGCGACATCGCCCAGGCCACTGGCCTGTCCCCGAGCACAGTCTCCCGGGCGCTGCGAGGCTCGAGCAGGATCTCACCTGCCACGCGGCAGCTGGTCACCCGTGAGGCTTCTCGCCTGGGGTACCAGGTAGATCTGGCCGCCTCCCTGCTGCGCTCGGGCCGGGCGCGCAATGTGGGGCTCCTGTGCCGTCTGGACCAGGAGCTGCACTTTGCCTACTACCGCTGCCTGCTGGGGGCGGCCGAGCGAGCGGGGATCCGGCTCGTCGTCGAGTCGGTCAGCCAGGCCCGCCCGGCCTCCCAGGCCCTGGGTGTCTTGGAGCAGCTGAGGTGCCGTGCCCTGGTGGTCGTTGACCCGGCGGGGTTGGACGGGCTCGACGTCAGCTCCCTGGCCATGCCCACGGTGATCATCGGGCAGGGGCCGTGTGAGCAGGCGGACCTGGTGACCAGTGACAACACCACCGGCATGGCTCAGCTGGCGGAGCACCTGTGGCAGACGGGGCACCGTCAGGTGGCCTACCTCGATGGCCCGTCGGGCCGCTCGGCCACAGCACGCAGGCACGCCTTCCTGACGGCAGCCACCCGTAGCGGCCTGGAGGTCGAGCTCAGGCCCGCAGGCTCATGCACCGACGACGGATACACCCAGACGCGGGCGATGATGGAGGCAGGGCAGCTGACACCCGCAGACTCTGCGGTAGCGGGCCGGGTGAGCGCACTGGTGTGCTACAACGACCAGTGCGCCCAGGGGGCGGTCGTCGCCCTGCTGCGAGGCGGGCTGCGACCGGGCTGGGACGTGGCCGTCTCTGGCTGCGACAACTCCCGCATCGCCAGCTGCCAGGCCTTTGACCTGACCTCGATCGACCGGCGCCCTGAGCAGGTGGCTGCCCTGGCGGTTGAGCTGGCAGCGGCGCGCCTGGAGCCAGGTGGCGGCGACGGCGTCGATCATCGTCAGGTGCCCGGCACCGTCAGCCGCAAGGTGGCGACCCAGCTAGTCGTGCGCGGCTCGACCAGCCGAGTGCGCCTACCTCCCGCGAGCCAGCGGGTCCTTGGTGACTAG
- a CDS encoding aldo/keto reductase, whose translation MEHRRLGRTGLRVSSVGLGTMTWGRDTDELEAREQLDIFLDAGGTLVDTAASYCQGLSEEVIGSLLADHVDRSDLVLVSKAGVRTWRTGERSSVADASRGTLLDTLDASLRRLGTDHLDLWLVQVPDPTTPVDETVDALRTAVSSGRARYVGVSNHPAWATVHAADLLREHGGPGMAGVEVEHSLLCRGTERELMPAAQALGLGVIGYAPLGRGVLTGKYRATTPADSRAASPHLRSYVAAYLDPGLEGVVEAVATAAAGLDRRPVEVALAWARDAAGVASTVLGARTPVQLAGALAAEDLTLPPQIRHVLDEVTAPPLGYPERL comes from the coding sequence ATGGAGCACCGCAGACTAGGCCGTACGGGCCTACGGGTGTCCTCGGTGGGTCTGGGCACCATGACCTGGGGGCGTGACACCGACGAGCTCGAGGCCCGCGAGCAGCTCGATATCTTCCTCGACGCGGGCGGGACGCTGGTGGACACCGCCGCCTCCTACTGCCAGGGCCTGAGCGAGGAGGTCATCGGCTCGCTGCTGGCTGACCACGTCGACCGCTCCGACCTGGTGCTGGTCTCCAAGGCCGGGGTCCGTACCTGGCGTACCGGAGAGCGGTCCTCCGTCGCGGACGCCTCACGCGGCACCCTGCTCGACACCCTTGACGCCAGCCTGAGGCGGCTGGGCACCGACCACCTGGACCTGTGGCTGGTTCAGGTCCCGGACCCCACAACGCCTGTGGACGAGACGGTGGACGCCCTGCGCACCGCCGTGTCCTCGGGACGCGCACGCTACGTGGGGGTCTCCAACCATCCTGCCTGGGCCACGGTCCACGCTGCCGACCTCCTGCGCGAGCACGGGGGCCCGGGCATGGCCGGTGTCGAGGTGGAGCACTCGCTGCTGTGCCGCGGCACCGAGCGTGAGCTCATGCCCGCCGCCCAGGCCCTGGGCCTGGGGGTCATCGGCTACGCGCCTCTGGGGCGGGGGGTGCTCACAGGCAAGTACCGGGCGACGACGCCGGCTGACTCCCGGGCCGCCTCACCGCACCTGCGCTCCTACGTCGCTGCGTACCTCGACCCGGGTCTCGAAGGCGTCGTCGAGGCGGTGGCCACTGCCGCCGCAGGCCTGGACCGCAGGCCTGTCGAGGTGGCGCTGGCCTGGGCCCGCGACGCCGCCGGGGTGGCCTCGACGGTGCTTGGCGCCCGCACGCCTGTTCAGCTCGCTGGTGCGCTCGCGGCCGAGGACCTGACCCTCCCCCCACAGATCAGGCACGTGCTTGACGAGGTGACGGCGCCGCCCCTGGGATACCCCGAGCGTCTGTGA
- a CDS encoding M3 family metallopeptidase, with translation MSQTTTVPQLPDSSPFATPWGLDLGLPDFAAVRTQDIEPAVRVGMARQRAQWEAVATDPAEPTVANTVAALELSGELLERALTVLYALSSATDSPELDELEERLAPELAAHQDAYDLDPRLYQRFTVLNELVAAAREAGHTPVDADGEEIDEETARYIRLAVESFEREGVALTGAAAERLREINAELTTLGSRVGTLIAKAMHEAGVANYTATPELAGLEGHAERVALLDKAMSRGLSGETDTRALILREVALRAERARLLGYEHHAAIIAAESAAGTTQAVSDMLSRLVPPAMANARRDAEVYAARMAADPATRPGEVFGPADWPRYEESERKERFGVDDAVLAPYLELGNVVDKGVFYAANRLYGITFHERADLAEHMYDPDMRVWEVRDPAALSEAEREAGAQAPVLGLFVADYYARSGKQGGAWMDSLVEQSHLTGAKPVVINCLNLSKPACGPTLLTWDNVITAFHEFGHALHGLFADTRWPGASGANVPRDVVEFPSQVNESWALHPQVLASYAIHVDTGEPMPEELVAQLRSQGSFGQGYATTEYLGAALLDQAWHTLAPEQVPTDPEAVEAFEHEALAAVGIDDALVPPRYRTTYFNHVFAGGYSAAYYAYIWSEVMDADTTQWFRTDGEGARDGDLGLNREAGERFRREFLSRGDSRDPLVSFEAYRGRAPRLEPLLERRGLA, from the coding sequence ATGAGTCAGACCACCACTGTCCCACAGCTGCCCGATTCCAGCCCGTTTGCCACCCCCTGGGGGCTGGACCTGGGCTTGCCTGATTTCGCTGCGGTGCGCACGCAGGACATCGAGCCCGCCGTGCGTGTGGGTATGGCGCGCCAGCGCGCGCAGTGGGAGGCCGTGGCCACGGACCCCGCCGAGCCGACGGTGGCCAATACCGTGGCTGCTCTGGAGCTGTCTGGCGAGCTGCTTGAGCGGGCGCTGACGGTCCTGTATGCGCTGTCCTCAGCCACCGACTCGCCCGAGCTTGACGAGCTGGAGGAGCGGCTGGCTCCTGAGCTGGCGGCCCACCAGGACGCCTACGACCTCGATCCGAGGCTCTACCAGCGTTTCACGGTGCTCAACGAGCTCGTCGCCGCGGCCCGCGAGGCTGGACACACGCCGGTGGATGCCGATGGGGAGGAGATCGACGAGGAGACCGCCCGTTACATCCGGCTGGCGGTCGAGTCCTTCGAGCGTGAGGGCGTGGCGCTGACCGGCGCGGCGGCTGAGCGCCTGCGTGAGATCAATGCCGAGCTGACCACGCTGGGCTCCCGGGTCGGCACCCTGATCGCCAAGGCGATGCACGAGGCCGGGGTCGCCAACTACACCGCTACGCCGGAGCTGGCGGGCCTGGAGGGCCACGCCGAGCGCGTGGCGCTGCTGGACAAGGCGATGAGCCGTGGGCTGTCGGGGGAGACGGACACCCGTGCGCTCATCCTGCGCGAGGTGGCGCTGCGCGCCGAGAGGGCCCGCCTCCTCGGCTACGAGCACCACGCCGCCATCATCGCGGCGGAGTCTGCCGCCGGGACCACGCAGGCGGTGAGCGACATGCTTTCACGCCTGGTGCCACCGGCGATGGCCAACGCCCGCCGGGACGCCGAGGTCTATGCCGCACGCATGGCCGCCGACCCGGCCACGAGGCCGGGGGAGGTCTTCGGGCCGGCTGACTGGCCCCGCTACGAGGAGTCGGAGCGTAAGGAGCGCTTCGGTGTCGACGACGCTGTGCTCGCCCCCTACCTGGAGCTGGGCAACGTGGTGGACAAGGGCGTCTTCTACGCCGCCAACCGCCTGTACGGCATCACCTTCCACGAGCGGGCGGACCTGGCGGAGCACATGTACGACCCGGACATGCGCGTGTGGGAGGTGCGCGACCCCGCGGCCCTGAGCGAGGCCGAGCGAGAGGCAGGTGCCCAGGCCCCGGTGCTCGGCCTGTTTGTCGCCGACTACTATGCCCGCTCCGGCAAGCAGGGAGGGGCCTGGATGGACAGCCTGGTGGAGCAGAGCCACCTGACGGGCGCCAAGCCCGTGGTCATCAACTGCCTCAACCTGTCCAAGCCGGCCTGTGGCCCCACGCTGCTGACCTGGGACAACGTCATCACCGCCTTCCACGAGTTCGGCCACGCCCTGCACGGGCTGTTCGCCGATACCCGCTGGCCGGGGGCCTCGGGAGCCAACGTGCCGCGCGACGTCGTGGAGTTCCCCAGCCAGGTCAATGAGTCCTGGGCGCTGCACCCCCAGGTCCTGGCCTCCTACGCTATCCACGTCGACACCGGTGAGCCCATGCCCGAGGAGCTGGTGGCCCAGCTGCGCAGCCAGGGCTCCTTCGGCCAGGGCTACGCCACCACCGAGTACCTGGGTGCCGCGCTGCTGGACCAGGCCTGGCACACGCTCGCGCCCGAGCAGGTGCCGACCGACCCCGAGGCGGTGGAGGCCTTCGAGCACGAGGCGCTGGCCGCCGTCGGTATCGATGACGCCCTCGTGCCGCCGCGCTACCGCACCACCTACTTCAACCACGTCTTCGCCGGCGGGTACTCCGCGGCGTACTACGCCTACATCTGGAGCGAGGTCATGGACGCCGACACCACCCAGTGGTTCCGCACCGACGGCGAGGGCGCGCGCGACGGTGACCTGGGACTGAACCGCGAGGCCGGTGAGAGGTTCCGCCGTGAGTTCCTCTCCCGCGGTGACTCGCGCGACCCGCTGGTGTCCTTCGAGGCCTACCGCGGTCGGGCGCCGCGACTGGAGCCCCTGCTGGAGCGCCGCGGACTGGCCTGA
- a CDS encoding inositol monophosphatase family protein, with protein MSTSPIPPMDPIRLSELRDVAVRVVRQAAQLAREMALAPQDLDVAAKSGRNDLVTAADKAVEELVVAELTAATSLPVLGEEGHTIDSFAGLVWVLDPIDGTMNYVATHRDFAVSLALCADGVPVIGVVADVMADHLYCAVTGQGATCDSQPLLHLGQGPSRRDCVIITDLKEIQALPRLAQCLTESRGHRRYGSAALECVEVAAGRAGAFVHMWVSPWDIAAAWLICREVGGVVTRIDGTALDVRHKGSILVGAERTHSELLQRLMIDPS; from the coding sequence ATGTCCACCTCACCTATTCCCCCCATGGACCCGATTCGGCTCAGCGAGCTGCGCGACGTGGCCGTGCGCGTGGTACGGCAGGCCGCCCAGCTGGCGCGTGAGATGGCCCTGGCCCCGCAGGACCTGGACGTGGCGGCCAAGTCAGGGCGCAACGACCTGGTGACCGCAGCCGACAAGGCCGTGGAGGAGCTCGTCGTCGCCGAGCTCACCGCCGCCACCTCGCTGCCGGTCCTGGGTGAGGAGGGCCATACCATCGACTCCTTCGCCGGCCTGGTCTGGGTCCTTGACCCCATTGACGGCACCATGAACTACGTCGCTACCCACCGGGACTTCGCCGTCTCTCTGGCCCTGTGCGCCGACGGCGTGCCCGTCATCGGCGTGGTGGCCGACGTCATGGCCGACCACCTCTACTGCGCCGTCACCGGCCAGGGCGCCACCTGCGACAGCCAGCCCCTGCTCCACCTGGGACAGGGGCCGTCCCGGCGCGACTGCGTCATCATCACCGACCTGAAGGAGATACAGGCCCTGCCCCGCCTGGCCCAGTGCCTGACTGAGTCCCGTGGGCACCGCCGCTACGGCTCAGCCGCGCTGGAGTGCGTGGAGGTGGCTGCCGGCCGGGCGGGGGCCTTCGTTCACATGTGGGTCTCGCCGTGGGACATCGCTGCCGCCTGGCTCATCTGCCGGGAGGTCGGTGGGGTGGTCACCCGGATCGATGGCACCGCCCTCGACGTGCGTCATAAAGGCTCGATCCTCGTGGGAGCCGAGCGCACCCACAGTGAGCTGCTCCAGCGGCTGATGATCGACCCCAGCTAG
- a CDS encoding ABC transporter permease codes for MASMLTAVTRAAENQARPGFTVTSPAGDFRQEAATMLLATPHVTGHTFTLDTSAYTEDGGFQPVMGVSDLAGLQEFSRKEAELTEGAHDAVAQLRHGTGAVLADSAAAALNLAVGDELTLTKDEQSVTLRVVGLYQRTELARSGHELPIYTDLASAQHLAGKEAVSTATFYTDSRNHLEAAITQAKASLAQGLELGDSTSRAAGVLDSMAGMTTLLSRLLWVVLAAGAAILVLVLVFWTRSRLHEVGVLLAIGHSKRRVFVQFLTELTMLTIPSFLIALLISLGAGHVISRYVLGTVSATVGDVRVPVGALAAVGVLSLVAVLAIAAVSLLIAMTPLLRLQPKQILATMS; via the coding sequence ATGGCGAGCATGTTGACCGCGGTTACACGTGCTGCCGAGAACCAGGCCAGGCCCGGATTCACGGTGACCTCACCGGCGGGTGACTTCCGCCAGGAGGCGGCCACGATGCTGCTCGCCACTCCGCACGTGACTGGCCACACCTTCACGCTCGATACCTCGGCCTACACCGAGGACGGTGGTTTCCAGCCGGTGATGGGGGTCAGTGACCTCGCGGGACTCCAGGAATTCTCCCGCAAGGAGGCCGAGCTGACCGAAGGCGCCCACGACGCCGTCGCCCAGCTTCGCCACGGCACGGGAGCAGTCCTCGCTGACTCAGCCGCGGCTGCGCTGAACCTGGCGGTTGGTGACGAGCTGACGCTGACCAAGGATGAGCAGAGCGTCACGCTCCGCGTGGTGGGGCTCTATCAGCGCACCGAGCTCGCGCGCTCTGGTCATGAGCTGCCGATCTACACGGACCTGGCAAGCGCCCAGCATCTTGCCGGGAAAGAGGCCGTGAGCACAGCCACGTTCTACACGGACTCTCGCAACCACCTGGAGGCGGCGATCACGCAGGCTAAGGCGAGTCTTGCACAGGGCCTGGAGCTGGGGGACAGTACCTCTCGCGCGGCTGGTGTCCTTGACTCGATGGCCGGGATGACCACGCTCCTGTCTCGACTGCTGTGGGTGGTGCTGGCGGCGGGCGCGGCCATCCTCGTGCTGGTCCTGGTCTTCTGGACGCGTTCACGGCTCCACGAGGTTGGGGTGCTGCTGGCGATTGGCCACTCCAAGCGTCGTGTGTTCGTCCAGTTCCTCACCGAGCTGACGATGCTCACCATCCCCAGCTTCCTTATCGCGCTGCTCATCAGCCTGGGGGCCGGCCACGTCATCTCCCGCTACGTGCTGGGCACGGTCAGCGCCACCGTTGGCGACGTGCGCGTGCCGGTGGGGGCGCTCGCAGCAGTGGGCGTGCTTTCACTCGTGGCGGTCCTGGCGATCGCTGCGGTGTCGCTGCTGATTGCGATGACTCCACTCCTACGGCTGCAGCCAAAACAGATTCTGGCCACGATGAGCTAA